Proteins from one Drosophila gunungcola strain Sukarami chromosome 3R, Dgunungcola_SK_2, whole genome shotgun sequence genomic window:
- the LOC128260188 gene encoding AF4/FMR2 family member 1, protein MLLAAAGLPAYDAGKLASNAGSSSSGVGTPTTASVSRPSAASALMKTLSVRLHRGTEFIKDTVQKALVMSAPTPVAPAPAPAPKVPEHSLKRKLSGTGGLMGSSSSSRGHHYVLASQVPSAPTLPLASQVPTAAFLRTYTVAPTALHRSAAARKRNPSTDSLLMDLCLFKPIRPMPITPIKIHKFRGFEVKKPKFVPAANPDSEEDEDDDEDESVRKPKLSNLTLPTVEGSAFVPMPYIETTNTAITATTTTSSRSRSRSLNTHTSGSAQAITNPKPKRRRRAPMLTAKRRRKAPGTESTSSADGGTEVKPPAKRKTTGSGGVGTKRCRGASITAPTPTDPIKSPAAIKAPAKRKASSRSEVAKRSRGASVVDATPLTATSTSPADLAVAARKSAAKRKAATERGAAKRSRGSAALAARPSPPMTRQRARQQISASN, encoded by the exons ATGCTGTTGGCTGCAGCCGGTCTGCCGGCCTACGACGCCGGAAAGCTGGCCAGCAATGCCGGATCCAGCTCCAGCGGAGTGGGCACTCCCACCACTGCATCCGTCTCCCGTCCGAGTGCAGCAAGTGCGCTGATGAAGACCCTGTCCGTGCGCCTGCATCGCGGCACCGAGTTCATCAAGGACACGGTTCAGAAGGCCCTGGTCATGTCAGCTCCCACGCCCGTGGCCCCAGCCCCTGCTCCCGCGCCCAAGGTGCCGGAGCACAGTCTCAAGCGCAAGCTGAGCGGCACTGGCGGACTAATGGgctcctcctccagctcgAGGGGCCACCACTACGTCCTGGCCAGCCAGGTGCCATCGGCACCGACTCTCCCTCTGGCCAGCCAGGTGCCCACAGCCGCCTTCCTGCGCACTTACACGGTGGCTCCCACTGCACTGCATCGATCAGCAGCAGCCCGGAAGCGCAATCCCAGCACCGACAGCCTCCTCATGGACCTGTGCCTCTTCAAGCCCATCCGGCCCATGCCCATAACGCCAATTAAAAT CCACAAGTTCCGCGGCTTTGAAGTGAAGAAACCAAAATTTGTTCCCGCTGCAAATCCGGATAGCGAGGAagacgaggacgacgacgaagaTGAGTCTGTCCGCAAACCAAAGCTCAG CAACTTGACATTGCCAACAGTTGAAGGCTCGGCGTTCGTGCCGATGCCCTATATAGAAACCACCAACACCGCCATCACCGCAACCACCACCACTAGCAGCAGGAGCAGATCCCGCTCCCTCAACACACACACCTCAGGCTCTGCCCAGGCCATTACCAACCCGAAGCCAAAGCGTCGACGTCGCGCTCCCATGCTGACGGCCAAAAGACGACGCAAGGCGCCAGGTACGGAGTCCACCTCTTCAGCGGACGGGGGAACTGAAGTCAAGCCTCCGGCCAAGCGCAAAACAACGGGATCGGGAGGTGTAGGAACCAAGCGCTGTCGTGGAGCATCGATCACGGCTCCCACGCCAACGGATCCGATAAAATCCCCCGCTGCGATTAAAGCTCCAGCCAAGCGCAAGGCATCCTCCAGGAGTGAGGTCGCCAAACGCAGTCGTGGAGCTTCTGTGGTGGATGCCACTCCACTCACAGCAACATCCACCTCTCCTGCTGATCTAGCCGTAGCAGCCAGAAAAAGCGCCGCCAAGCGCAAGGCAGCCACTGAAAGGGGAGCCGCCAAGCGCAGTCGTGGATCAGCAGCCTTGGCAGCGCGTCCCTCACCGCCTATGACACGTCAGCGGGCCCGTCAGCAGATCTCCGCCAGCAACTAA
- the LOC128260197 gene encoding Bardet-Biedl syndrome 5 protein homolog, giving the protein MFKSLAPIEGNQQPQLQMLWEDKDVKFDVPQLHKNLRSGERVLDYIYHIEDSKGNPGDTGRLMVTNLRIIWHSLVHKKYNLSIGYARICNTNTRIVHMHAKARIASQALYILAISNETRFEFLFTDVSGETSRRDQPIFASVFDVYHLYQRTYLYRDLKLRGAIVQSGQLVILPDEQVYSQVQGVWNLSSDQGNLGSFVVSNIRLVWFADANETFNISLPYLQIESLRVRESKYGPALVIQTAETGGGYVLGFRVDPAERLNELFKELCSLHTIYGEQPNFGIQYNAQDARQRLAEAAEEAAQASQFKVDNFEELDERQEREINTKLNSYLAEGCLGKLASGSGSGQEEKVPVYCKELGFAMEQIKDGYKLQDLWNVMPTKMETME; this is encoded by the exons ATGTTCAAGTCCCTGGCTCCGATTGAGGGAAACCAGCAGCCACAGCTGCAGATGCTCTGGGAGGACAAGGATGTCAAGTTCGATGTGCCACAATT GCACAAAAACCTACGCAGCGGAGAACGAGTACTGGATTACATTTACCACATCGAAGACAGTAAGGGAAATCCGGGGGACACGGGTCGTCTGATGGTCACCAATCTGCGGATCATTTGGCACTCGCTGGTCCACAAGAAGTACAATCTGT CCATCGGATATGCCCGGATATGCAACACCAACACTCGAATTGTGCACATGCACGCCAAGGCGAGGATTGCCAGCCAGGCCCTCTACATCCTGGCCATTAGCAACGAGACCCGCTTCGAGTTCCTTTTCACCGACGTGTCCGGGGAGACTTCACGCCGGGATCAGCCCATATTCGCCAGCGTCTTTGATGTCTATCA tttGTATCAACGCACTTATCTCTACCGCGACCTGAAGCTGCGCGGAGCCATCGTTCAGTCGGGTCAACTGGTCATCCTGCCAGATGAGCAGGTCTACAGCCAGGTGCAGGGAGTCTGGAACTTGTCCAGCGACCAGGGCAACCTCGGCAGCTTTGTGGTGTCCAACATTCGACTGGTGTGGTTTGCCGATGCCAACGAGACTTTCAACATCAGCTTGCCGTATCTACAAATCGAAAGT CTTCGCGTCCGTGAGTCAAAATACGGGCCTGCCTTGGTCATCCAAACAGCAGAGACGGGAGGAGGATATGTGCTCGGCTTTCGCGTCGATCCCGCCGAGCGTCTGAACGAGCTGTTCAAGGAGCTCTGCTCGCTGCACACGATCTACGGCGAGCAGCCGAACTTCGGTATCCAATACAACGCCCAGGATGCTCGGCAGCGACTGGCGGAGGCCGCCGAGGAAGCCGCCCAGGCCTCCCAGTTCAAGGTCGACAACTTTGAGGAGCTGGACGAGCGGCAGGAGCGGGAGATCAACACCAAACTGAACAGCTACCTTGCCGAAGGCTGTTTGGGGAAGTTGGCAAGTGGATCTGGTTCTGGCCAGGAAGAGAAGGTTCCGGTTTACTGCAAGGAGCTGGGTTTCGCCATGGAGCAAATAAAGGATGGGTACAAGTTACAGGACCTGTGGAACGTCATGCCCACCAAAATGGAAACGATGGAATGA